A section of the Streptomyces sp. V3I8 genome encodes:
- a CDS encoding GntR family transcriptional regulator yields the protein MDPTAPLQLSVDRNSPVPLYFQLAQQLEAAIERGALTPGNLLGNEIELAARLGLSRPTVRQAIQSLVDKGLLVRRRGVGTQVLHSQVKRPLELSSLYDDLEAAGQRPTTRVLVNTVVPASAEVAASLSVAEGSEVHRVERLRLAHGEPMAYLCNHLPLGLLELDSAQLEATGLYRLMRVAGITLHSARQSVGARAATVPEAERLDEPAGAPLLTMQRTTFDDTGRAVEFGSHTYRASRHSFEFQLLVRP from the coding sequence GTGGACCCGACCGCGCCGCTCCAGCTCAGCGTCGACCGGAACAGCCCGGTGCCGCTCTACTTCCAGCTGGCCCAGCAGCTCGAAGCGGCGATCGAGCGGGGCGCCCTGACCCCGGGCAACCTCCTGGGCAACGAGATCGAGCTGGCCGCACGCCTGGGCCTGTCCCGTCCCACGGTCCGCCAGGCCATCCAGTCACTGGTCGACAAGGGCCTCCTCGTACGCCGCCGGGGCGTCGGCACCCAGGTCCTGCACAGCCAGGTCAAGCGCCCCCTGGAACTGAGCAGCCTCTACGACGACCTGGAGGCGGCCGGCCAGCGTCCGACGACCCGCGTCCTCGTCAACACCGTCGTCCCCGCCTCGGCGGAGGTGGCGGCCTCGCTCTCGGTGGCGGAGGGCAGCGAGGTGCACCGGGTGGAGCGGCTGCGCCTGGCCCACGGCGAGCCGATGGCGTACCTCTGCAACCATCTGCCCCTCGGCCTGCTGGAGCTGGACAGCGCGCAGCTGGAGGCCACCGGCCTGTACCGGCTGATGCGTGTCGCGGGCATCACACTCCACAGCGCCCGCCAGTCCGTCGGCGCGCGCGCCGCCACCGTCCCGGAGGCCGAGCGCCTCGACGAGCCGGCGGGCGCCCCGCTGCTCACCATGCAGCGCACCACCTTCGACGACACGGGCCGCGCCGTCGAGTTCGGCTCCCACACCTACCGCGCCTCGCGCCACTCCTTCGAGTTCCAGCTCCTCGTACGCCCCTGA
- a CDS encoding Gfo/Idh/MocA family oxidoreductase, with amino-acid sequence MRIGLIGTGRIGTFHATALSRHREVGGSLIVTDADPARARRLADRLGATAAPGVDEIFTWGVDAVVITAATSAHGELIGRAARAGLPVFCEKPIALDLAGTLTAIAEVEAAGTILQMGFQRRFDSGYTAAREAVRSGRLGRLHTVRAMTSDQSPPPAEHLPLSGGLYRDTLVHDFDMLRWVTGREVTEVCAMGSDAGPAMFREAGDIDTAAAVLTLDDGVLATATATRMNGAGYDVRMELAGELDQIGAGLDDRTPITSTEPAGPPAATKPWTGFLERFGPAYEAELHAFVEVVRGERANPCDGREALHALRIAEACEVSRRGRRSVPLAEIPGGRD; translated from the coding sequence ATGCGCATCGGACTCATCGGGACGGGTCGTATCGGTACATTTCACGCGACCGCCCTCAGCCGCCACCGCGAGGTGGGCGGCTCCCTCATCGTCACGGACGCGGACCCCGCGCGAGCCCGCCGGCTCGCGGACCGCTTAGGTGCCACCGCGGCACCCGGCGTGGACGAGATCTTCACCTGGGGGGTGGACGCCGTGGTCATCACCGCGGCCACCTCGGCACACGGCGAACTGATCGGCCGGGCGGCACGGGCCGGCCTGCCCGTGTTCTGCGAGAAGCCCATCGCCCTCGACCTGGCGGGCACCCTCACGGCCATCGCGGAGGTGGAAGCCGCCGGAACGATCCTGCAGATGGGCTTCCAGCGGCGCTTCGACTCCGGTTACACGGCCGCGCGCGAGGCGGTGCGCTCCGGCCGGCTCGGCCGGCTGCACACCGTGCGGGCGATGACGTCCGACCAGTCTCCGCCGCCGGCCGAGCACCTGCCGCTCTCCGGCGGCCTGTACCGGGACACGCTGGTGCACGACTTCGACATGCTGCGGTGGGTGACCGGGCGCGAGGTCACCGAGGTCTGCGCGATGGGGTCGGACGCCGGGCCCGCGATGTTCCGCGAGGCCGGCGACATCGACACGGCGGCGGCCGTCCTCACTCTGGACGACGGCGTGCTCGCGACGGCCACGGCGACCCGGATGAACGGCGCCGGGTACGACGTCCGCATGGAGCTGGCCGGGGAGCTGGACCAGATCGGGGCCGGGCTCGACGACCGGACGCCGATCACCTCCACGGAACCGGCGGGGCCGCCCGCCGCGACCAAGCCGTGGACGGGGTTCCTCGAACGGTTCGGCCCGGCGTACGAGGCCGAGCTGCACGCGTTCGTGGAGGTGGTGCGCGGGGAGCGGGCCAATCCGTGCGACGGGCGCGAGGCGCTGCACGCGCTGCGGATCGCCGAAGCCTGCGAGGTGTCCCGGCGGGGGCGGCGGTCGGTTCCGCTCGCGGAGATCCCGGGCGGGCGCGACTGA
- a CDS encoding response regulator transcription factor: MTPIRLLLVDDDPLVRAGLSLMLGGADDLEIVGEAADGSEVEAAVDRTRPDVVLMDIRMPTVDGLTATERLRAREDAPEVIVLTTFHADEQVLRALRAGAAGFVLKDTPPAEILDAVRRVAAGDPVFSPTVTRQLMAHAAGSGPGNRRTSARTRVAALNDREREVAVAVGRGRSNAEIAAGLFMSVATVKTHVSRILAKLALNNRVQIALLTYDAGLLEQDDR, encoded by the coding sequence ATGACTCCGATCCGGCTGCTCCTCGTCGACGACGACCCGCTGGTCAGGGCCGGCCTCTCCCTCATGCTGGGCGGCGCCGACGACCTCGAGATCGTGGGCGAGGCCGCCGACGGCAGTGAGGTCGAGGCCGCCGTGGACCGTACCCGCCCCGACGTCGTGCTCATGGACATCAGGATGCCGACGGTGGACGGCCTGACCGCCACGGAAAGGCTGAGGGCCCGCGAGGACGCGCCCGAGGTCATCGTCCTGACCACGTTCCACGCCGACGAGCAGGTGCTGCGGGCCCTGCGCGCGGGCGCCGCCGGATTCGTCCTCAAGGACACCCCGCCCGCGGAGATCCTGGACGCCGTGCGACGGGTCGCGGCCGGTGATCCCGTGTTCTCGCCCACGGTGACCCGGCAGCTGATGGCACACGCCGCCGGGAGCGGGCCCGGCAACCGGCGTACGAGTGCCCGTACGCGGGTCGCCGCGCTCAACGACCGCGAACGCGAGGTCGCCGTGGCCGTCGGCCGGGGCCGCTCGAACGCCGAGATCGCGGCCGGACTGTTCATGAGCGTGGCCACCGTCAAGACCCACGTCTCCCGGATCCTGGCCAAGCTCGCCCTCAACAACCGCGTGCAGATCGCCCTGCTGACCTACGACGCGGGCCTCCTGGAGCAGGACGACCGCTGA
- a CDS encoding sensor histidine kinase codes for MPIVSRTEPPQQQSPNLPVRRWFLPSAVTSALDPDHTDRKGRPRRTARDWAVDLACFLLAVAVGLLGADQTNGDPNIPHAVEVLDQWLGAFACAAVWLRRRWPVGLAVAMVPVCFLSNTAGGAGLVALFTLAVHRPFRYVAWAGGAQLALLPFFFWWRPDTDLPYAVVVGLGVLLALAVVSWGMLARSKRQLMLSLRDRARRAETEAALRAEQAQRLAREAIAREMHDVLAHRLTLLSVHAGALEIRPDAPRAEVARAAGVIRESAHEALQDLREIIGVLRAAGDDDEAGRPQPTLAALEGLVAESREAGMKVTLDNQVVDAAAVPASVGRTTYRIIQECLTNARKHAPGAEVTVTVSGAPGTGLTLRVRNPPPPGDVPPVPGSGQGLIGCAERATLTGGHLDHGVEAGGGFLVHAWLPWN; via the coding sequence TTGCCGATCGTGAGCCGTACCGAGCCGCCGCAGCAGCAGTCCCCGAACCTCCCGGTCCGCCGGTGGTTCCTGCCGTCGGCCGTCACCTCGGCCCTCGATCCGGACCACACCGACCGCAAGGGCCGCCCCCGGCGCACCGCGCGGGACTGGGCCGTCGACCTCGCCTGCTTCCTGCTCGCCGTCGCGGTGGGCCTCCTCGGCGCGGACCAGACGAACGGCGACCCGAACATCCCGCACGCCGTGGAGGTCCTCGACCAGTGGCTCGGCGCGTTCGCCTGCGCGGCCGTCTGGCTCAGACGGCGCTGGCCGGTCGGCCTCGCGGTGGCGATGGTCCCGGTCTGCTTCCTCTCCAACACCGCGGGTGGCGCGGGGCTCGTCGCCCTGTTCACGCTCGCCGTGCACCGGCCCTTCAGGTACGTCGCCTGGGCGGGCGGCGCGCAGCTCGCGCTGCTCCCTTTCTTCTTCTGGTGGCGCCCCGACACCGACCTGCCGTACGCCGTGGTCGTGGGCCTCGGCGTACTGCTGGCGCTCGCCGTGGTCAGCTGGGGGATGCTCGCGCGGTCCAAGCGGCAGCTCATGCTGAGCCTGCGCGACCGCGCGCGGCGGGCGGAGACCGAGGCGGCGCTGCGGGCCGAGCAGGCGCAGCGGCTGGCCAGGGAGGCGATCGCACGCGAGATGCACGACGTGCTCGCCCACCGGCTGACCCTGCTCAGCGTGCACGCCGGCGCGTTGGAGATCCGGCCGGACGCCCCCAGGGCGGAGGTGGCGCGGGCGGCCGGGGTGATCCGGGAGAGCGCGCACGAGGCCCTGCAGGACCTGCGGGAGATCATCGGGGTGCTGCGGGCCGCGGGCGACGACGACGAGGCCGGACGCCCGCAGCCGACGCTCGCCGCGCTGGAGGGGCTGGTCGCCGAGAGCCGGGAGGCCGGCATGAAGGTCACACTCGACAATCAGGTGGTCGACGCGGCCGCCGTCCCGGCCTCGGTGGGCCGCACCACCTACCGCATCATCCAGGAGTGCCTGACCAACGCCCGCAAGCACGCCCCCGGCGCGGAGGTCACGGTCACCGTGTCCGGCGCCCCGGGCACCGGTCTCACCCTCCGCGTACGCAACCCGCCGCCACCCGGTGACGTCCCCCCTGTCCCGGGCTCCGGCCAGGGTCTGATCGGCTGCGCCGAGCGGGCCACGCTGACCGGCGGGCATCTGGACCACGGGGTCGAGGCGGGCGGCGGCTTCCTCGTGCACGCCTGGCTGCCCTGGAACTGA
- the alc gene encoding allantoicase — MTEQQRSPLARFTGDANPYGGGDPYADHRTADFPFTQYANLADRQLGAGVVAANDEFFAQRENLLLPGPAEFDPEHFGHKGKIMDGWETRRRRGARADHPWPTADDHDWALVRLGAPGVVRGVVVDTAHFRGNYPQAVSVEGVSVPGSPSPEELLADDVKWTTLVPRTEVGGHAANGFAVDVEQRFTHLRVNQHPDGGIARLRVYGEVVPDPRWLSVLGTFDVVALENGGQVEDASNRFYSPPTNTIQPGRSRKMDDGWETRRRRDRGNDWIRYRLVARSEIRAVEIDTAYLKGNAAGWAAVSVRDGSDGEWTEVLPRTRLQPDTNHRFVLDAAAVGTHARVDIYPDGGISRLRLFGALTDDGADRLAARHQELGG; from the coding sequence GTGACCGAGCAGCAGCGATCCCCTTTGGCTCGTTTCACCGGCGACGCGAACCCCTACGGAGGCGGTGACCCGTACGCGGACCACCGCACCGCCGACTTCCCCTTCACCCAGTACGCCAACCTCGCCGACCGGCAGCTCGGCGCCGGGGTCGTCGCCGCCAACGACGAGTTCTTCGCCCAGCGCGAGAACCTGCTGCTGCCCGGGCCCGCCGAGTTCGACCCCGAGCACTTCGGCCACAAGGGCAAGATCATGGACGGCTGGGAGACCCGGCGCCGGCGCGGTGCCCGTGCCGACCATCCGTGGCCCACCGCCGACGACCACGACTGGGCGCTGGTCCGCCTCGGTGCCCCCGGTGTCGTACGCGGCGTCGTCGTCGACACCGCCCACTTCCGGGGCAACTACCCGCAGGCCGTGTCCGTCGAGGGCGTCTCGGTACCCGGCTCCCCGTCCCCCGAGGAGCTCCTCGCGGACGACGTCAAGTGGACCACCCTCGTCCCGCGTACGGAGGTCGGCGGCCACGCCGCCAACGGGTTCGCCGTCGACGTGGAGCAGCGTTTCACCCACCTGCGCGTCAACCAGCACCCCGACGGCGGCATCGCGCGCCTGCGTGTGTACGGCGAGGTCGTACCGGACCCGCGGTGGCTGTCGGTCCTCGGTACCTTCGACGTGGTCGCCCTGGAGAACGGCGGCCAGGTCGAGGACGCGTCCAACCGCTTCTACTCGCCCCCCACCAACACCATCCAGCCGGGGCGTTCGCGCAAGATGGACGACGGCTGGGAGACCCGGCGGCGGCGCGACCGGGGCAACGACTGGATCCGCTACCGGCTCGTGGCGCGGTCCGAGATCCGTGCGGTCGAGATCGACACGGCGTACCTGAAGGGCAACGCGGCGGGGTGGGCGGCCGTTTCGGTGCGGGACGGTTCGGACGGGGAGTGGACGGAGGTCCTGCCCCGGACGCGGCTGCAGCCGGACACGAACCACCGGTTCGTGCTCGACGCGGCGGCCGTCGGGACGCACGCGCGTGTCGACATCTACCCCGACGGCGGGATCTCCCGGCTGCGGCTGTTCGGCGCCCTGACGGACGACGGCGCGGACCGGCTGGCCGCCCGCCACCAGGAACTCGGCGGCTGA